From one Halothece sp. PCC 7418 genomic stretch:
- the apcB gene encoding allophycocyanin subunit beta — protein sequence MRDAVTTLIKNYDVTGRYLDRDAMDELQSYFASGMARVQAATLINSNAAAIVKEAGRQLFDEQPELIRPSGNAYTTRRYSACLRDMDYYLRYATYALVAGDTYVLDERVLQGLRETYNSLGVPIAPTVRGIEIMKEMVKKMAEDAGMLDTSFIDKPFDHMNRELSEKDI from the coding sequence ATGCGAGATGCAGTCACAACTCTAATTAAAAATTATGATGTAACCGGTCGCTATTTAGACCGTGATGCGATGGATGAGCTTCAGTCTTATTTTGCATCCGGGATGGCGCGAGTCCAAGCAGCGACTCTGATTAATTCTAATGCTGCTGCAATCGTGAAAGAAGCGGGAAGACAACTCTTTGATGAACAACCAGAGTTAATTCGCCCCAGTGGAAATGCTTATACAACTCGCCGTTATTCCGCCTGTTTGCGGGATATGGATTATTATCTCCGTTATGCCACTTATGCGTTAGTCGCTGGGGATACTTATGTTTTAGATGAGCGAGTTTTACAGGGGTTACGAGAAACTTACAATTCGCTTGGCGTTCCCATCGCGCCCACGGTTCGCGGAATTGAAATCATGAAAGAAATGGTGAAGAAAATGGCGGAAGATGCGGGAATGCTTGATACTTCCTTCATTGACAAACCCTTTGATCACATGAACCGTGAGTTAAGCGAAAAAGATATTTAA
- a CDS encoding DNA adenine methylase, with product MTKKQAQPFLKWAGGKTQLLAQIESFFPKELLMGSMTRYIEPFVGGGALFFKVANTYPIQDFIISDINPELILAYQTIQKEVEGLINHLWDKQKTYLALPGEERKNFFYQVRTDYNQQRNQINFDLYTSNWIERTAQLIFLNRTCFNGLFRVNSKGEFNVPFGRYKKPRICDADNLRQVAKILEQTAIHQGDFTQCKAFVDQASFVYFDPPYRPISKTSSFNAYSKQSFNNSEQLRLRDFFHLLDQKGAKLLLSNSDPKNEDPTDDFFENAYYPYRIERVEAARNINSNASKRGKIKELVIINY from the coding sequence ATGACTAAAAAACAAGCTCAACCTTTTCTGAAGTGGGCTGGGGGAAAAACGCAACTCCTAGCACAAATCGAATCCTTTTTTCCTAAAGAATTACTAATGGGTTCAATGACAAGATACATTGAGCCATTTGTGGGCGGAGGAGCCCTCTTTTTTAAGGTTGCTAATACTTATCCGATTCAAGACTTTATAATCTCTGATATTAATCCTGAGTTAATTCTCGCTTATCAAACGATTCAAAAAGAAGTTGAGGGATTAATTAATCACTTATGGGATAAACAAAAAACCTATCTGGCGTTACCTGGGGAAGAACGAAAAAACTTTTTTTATCAAGTCCGCACTGATTATAATCAACAACGCAATCAAATCAACTTTGATCTTTATACGTCAAACTGGATTGAAAGAACTGCTCAACTGATCTTCCTCAATCGAACCTGTTTTAATGGACTATTTCGAGTGAATTCAAAAGGAGAGTTTAATGTCCCCTTCGGTCGCTATAAAAAGCCTAGAATTTGCGATGCAGATAATCTCAGACAAGTTGCCAAAATTTTAGAGCAAACAGCAATTCATCAAGGAGATTTCACCCAATGCAAAGCATTCGTTGATCAGGCTTCTTTCGTTTATTTCGATCCACCCTATCGACCGATTAGCAAAACATCAAGTTTTAATGCTTATTCTAAGCAAAGTTTCAATAATTCCGAACAGTTAAGGTTGAGAGATTTTTTCCACTTATTGGATCAAAAAGGAGCAAAATTATTATTGAGTAATTCTGATCCCAAAAATGAAGACCCAACAGATGATTTTTTTGAAAATGCTTATTATCCTTATCGAATTGAAAGAGTGGAAGCAGCCCGAAATATTAATAGCAACGCGAGTAAGCGGGGAAAAATAAAGGAATTGGTAATTATAAATTATTAG
- a CDS encoding nucleotidyltransferase family protein, which produces MSQRLKSRQKIALDVAEKCINLLKQEYRAIDVILFGSLRGDSPWHWDSDLDLAVIGLSRQEIDEAYDKIEEITPDWLKVDLVSLENVSPEVRSRILQKTPMPNDKYLALKSRIEDELVSIERNLERLKLVLQPAETIPEVALVPALSSYINDFYRGCERISESVAVTLDGNLPQGKNWHQALLRQVADVGGEDRPPLWSGSLLLELDEYRKFRHLVLHTYNVELKTERVQELASNLESVFEKIQQAIISFNGWLEEQASNGSKS; this is translated from the coding sequence ATGTCACAAAGATTAAAATCTAGGCAAAAAATAGCATTGGATGTTGCTGAAAAATGTATTAATCTACTCAAACAAGAATACAGAGCAATTGATGTAATTTTATTTGGTTCTCTCCGTGGAGATTCCCCTTGGCATTGGGATTCTGATCTTGATTTAGCGGTAATTGGACTATCACGTCAAGAGATTGATGAAGCCTACGATAAGATAGAGGAGATTACACCGGATTGGTTAAAAGTTGACTTAGTTTCTTTAGAAAATGTTTCCCCAGAAGTCCGTTCCCGAATTTTACAAAAAACGCCAATGCCGAATGATAAATATCTAGCTTTGAAATCTCGAATTGAAGATGAATTGGTTTCTATTGAACGTAACTTAGAGCGGTTGAAATTAGTTTTACAGCCAGCTGAAACAATTCCAGAAGTGGCATTAGTTCCTGCATTATCCAGCTACATTAATGATTTTTATCGAGGATGCGAGAGAATTAGTGAATCTGTTGCTGTGACACTTGATGGCAATTTACCACAAGGGAAAAATTGGCATCAAGCATTATTACGACAAGTTGCGGATGTTGGAGGTGAAGATCGTCCTCCTTTGTGGAGTGGTTCTCTTTTATTGGAATTAGATGAATATCGTAAATTTCGCCACTTAGTGTTACATACCTATAATGTGGAACTCAAAACAGAACGAGTTCAAGAATTAGCCTCTAATTTGGAATCAGTGTTCGAGAAAATTCAACAAGCAATTATAAGTTTTAATGGGTGGCTAGAAGAACAAGCATCAAACGGTAGTAAATCATAA
- a CDS encoding PRC-barrel domain-containing protein — MINVIRRSQMIGLMAMDRSTATGYGKIDEVWVDDSGRVSYFSSDEGYVPLDEVAVVGPDAVLSYSYFGMETPSDVFRQLHRTPIRMSRTSDAVGWIEDFLFDWETGDIVAYILGGEIASPFDDRAVLFPDDIEVIDTDAVVIKEGAKDRLKSESEGLKGFLSEKSQQVKHFVRRMRDRAESLIKPDDQPETVRIKVKQVGDELAASGKHDDNAIKEATAFLQDKWDDLQHRASKAGKRMKKALDQAWHRINEPF, encoded by the coding sequence ATGATTAATGTCATTCGTCGTAGCCAGATGATCGGATTAATGGCAATGGATCGTAGCACCGCAACGGGTTATGGCAAGATTGATGAAGTTTGGGTGGATGACTCTGGTCGTGTTTCTTATTTCAGTAGCGATGAAGGTTATGTTCCGTTAGATGAAGTGGCGGTTGTGGGACCAGATGCGGTTTTAAGCTACTCTTATTTTGGCATGGAAACCCCGAGTGATGTGTTCCGTCAACTGCATCGCACCCCAATCCGAATGTCTCGCACAAGTGATGCAGTGGGTTGGATTGAAGATTTCTTGTTTGATTGGGAAACGGGAGATATTGTGGCTTATATTTTAGGCGGTGAGATTGCGAGTCCATTCGACGATCGCGCGGTCTTATTTCCCGATGATATTGAAGTCATCGACACCGATGCGGTTGTGATTAAAGAAGGGGCAAAAGATCGCCTGAAAAGTGAATCTGAAGGGCTAAAAGGCTTTTTAAGCGAAAAATCCCAACAAGTGAAACATTTTGTCAGACGGATGCGCGATCGCGCTGAATCGCTAATTAAACCTGATGATCAACCAGAAACTGTCCGTATCAAAGTCAAACAAGTAGGGGATGAACTCGCTGCTTCCGGAAAACATGACGACAACGCCATCAAAGAAGCAACTGCTTTTCTGCAAGATAAATGGGATGATTTACAACATCGCGCCAGCAAAGCCGGAAAACGGATGAAAAAAGCACTAGATCAGGCTTGGCATCGTATAAATGAGCCCTTTTAG
- the accA gene encoding acetyl-CoA carboxylase carboxyl transferase subunit alpha: MSKSNRKTFLLEFEKPLSELESRIEQIRELAENNQVDVSDQIQHLEEKAVQLRKEIFSTLTPAQRLQLARHPRRPSTLDYIQAMSEEWFELHGDRAGHDDPALVGGIARLNGRPVMMLGHQKGRDTKDNVARNFGMASPSGYRKAMRLMEHANRFRMPVCTFIDTPGAWAGVEAEKTGQGEAIAYNLREMFSLDVPILCTVIGEGGSGGALGIGVGDRILMLEHAVYTVATPEACAAILWKDSGKSEQACEALKITSWDLKKLGILDQILSEPVRGAHADPIGAANFLKEALIANLDELMQLSPQQRREQRYQKFRHIGKFTDLAERGQLQLPSETEGETHHHVEETPSSHSLSY, from the coding sequence ATGTCAAAATCAAACCGCAAAACCTTCCTCCTTGAATTTGAAAAACCCTTATCAGAGTTAGAATCACGGATTGAACAAATTCGTGAATTGGCAGAAAATAATCAAGTGGATGTTTCTGATCAAATTCAACATCTTGAAGAAAAGGCGGTACAACTACGCAAGGAAATTTTTAGCACTTTGACACCTGCTCAACGCCTACAGTTAGCCCGCCATCCCCGTCGCCCCAGTACCCTTGACTATATCCAAGCAATGAGCGAAGAATGGTTTGAATTACACGGCGATCGCGCAGGACATGATGATCCAGCTTTAGTCGGCGGAATTGCTCGTCTTAACGGTCGCCCCGTGATGATGTTAGGGCACCAGAAAGGACGCGATACGAAAGACAATGTTGCCCGTAATTTTGGCATGGCTTCTCCCAGTGGCTACCGAAAAGCAATGCGTTTGATGGAACACGCCAATCGTTTCCGAATGCCCGTATGTACTTTCATTGACACCCCTGGCGCGTGGGCGGGTGTCGAAGCGGAAAAAACAGGACAAGGAGAGGCGATCGCGTACAATTTACGAGAAATGTTTAGCCTTGATGTTCCCATTCTCTGCACGGTAATTGGTGAAGGGGGATCAGGCGGTGCTTTAGGCATTGGGGTCGGCGATCGCATTTTAATGCTAGAACACGCCGTTTACACAGTCGCAACCCCAGAAGCCTGTGCAGCGATTCTCTGGAAAGACTCTGGCAAGTCAGAACAAGCCTGTGAAGCTCTGAAAATCACCTCTTGGGACTTAAAAAAACTGGGAATCTTAGATCAAATCTTATCCGAGCCAGTACGCGGGGCTCACGCTGATCCCATTGGCGCAGCAAACTTCTTAAAAGAAGCCTTAATTGCCAACTTAGACGAACTAATGCAACTGTCTCCCCAGCAGCGACGGGAACAACGCTATCAGAAATTCCGCCATATTGGTAAGTTTACCGACCTAGCAGAACGGGGTCAACTGCAACTCCCCAGCGAAACGGAAGGGGAAACTCATCATCACGTTGAAGAAACACCCTCCTCTCATTCTCTGAGTTATTAG
- a CDS encoding long-chain acyl-[acyl-carrier-protein] reductase, translated as MFGLIGHSTSLEQAHKTAEKLGFSEYQGQELDFWCSAPPQIIDEITVTSLTGATIYGKYVESAFLPEMLTQRRIKAAVRKVLNAMAHAQKANIDITALGGFSSIVFENFNLQNNRQVRNVDLDFRRFTTGNTHTAYIICRQVELAAEQMGINLSQATVAVCGATGDIGSAVCRWLNAKTSIQDLLLVARTQERLEALQSELGRGKIIEMDEALAQADIVVWVASLPKGVEIDPEMVKKPCLIIDGGYPKNFDARIQHPEVVILKGGIVEHALDIEWTVMEAVDMEVPNRQLFACFAEAMLLEFEKWYTNFSWGRNQITLAKMEQIGEVSQKHGFHPLLLKEAVSAK; from the coding sequence ATGTTTGGTTTGATCGGTCACTCGACGAGTCTGGAACAAGCGCATAAGACTGCTGAAAAACTTGGCTTCTCTGAATATCAGGGACAAGAGTTGGATTTTTGGTGTTCTGCTCCTCCCCAGATTATTGATGAGATAACAGTAACCAGTTTGACGGGAGCAACCATTTACGGGAAATATGTGGAATCGGCTTTCCTTCCAGAAATGTTGACGCAGCGTCGGATTAAAGCAGCGGTGCGGAAAGTTCTCAATGCTATGGCTCATGCCCAAAAAGCCAATATCGATATTACTGCTCTTGGGGGCTTTTCTTCGATTGTCTTTGAAAATTTTAATCTTCAGAATAACCGTCAGGTTCGCAACGTGGACTTAGATTTTCGGCGCTTTACCACGGGCAATACCCATACTGCTTATATTATTTGTCGTCAGGTTGAACTGGCAGCAGAACAAATGGGAATTAATCTTTCACAAGCAACTGTCGCCGTGTGTGGCGCAACCGGTGACATTGGGAGCGCTGTTTGTCGCTGGCTCAATGCCAAAACATCTATTCAGGATTTATTATTAGTTGCCCGCACCCAAGAACGTTTAGAAGCATTGCAATCAGAATTAGGACGGGGCAAAATTATAGAGATGGATGAGGCACTTGCTCAAGCTGATATTGTGGTTTGGGTAGCAAGTTTACCGAAAGGGGTTGAAATTGATCCAGAAATGGTCAAAAAACCTTGTTTAATTATTGATGGCGGTTATCCCAAAAACTTTGATGCTCGCATCCAACATCCAGAGGTGGTGATTCTCAAAGGAGGGATTGTGGAACACGCTTTAGATATTGAGTGGACTGTCATGGAAGCAGTGGATATGGAAGTTCCTAATCGCCAGTTATTTGCTTGTTTTGCTGAGGCGATGTTACTGGAGTTTGAAAAATGGTACACTAATTTCTCTTGGGGACGAAACCAGATTACTTTAGCCAAAATGGAACAGATTGGTGAAGTCTCTCAAAAACATGGCTTTCATCCCCTCTTGTTGAAGGAAGCCGTCAGTGCTAAATAA